Part of the Juglans regia cultivar Chandler chromosome 14, Walnut 2.0, whole genome shotgun sequence genome, TTGTGAAATACTATGCAgcttatcactatagtattacagCCACATTCCATAACCTGAACAAAATGTGAAGAAACGAAAGAAAaacaggaaaagaaagagacaagAAATGTGGAGGCCTAAGTTTCATAAAGCTTCTTGTGGTGAGCATGTCGATTAAGCATCAGGTTGAACAGAATTGGTCCGACTTGTATTGGCTCGACGCGTGATCACTACATAGTATGCACCCATCGCCAAAAGCACAGCAAAAACAAAGCCGAACACAATGCCAGCAATCCCACCAGCTCCAACTCGGCTCCTGCCATGCTGGGAAGTGGATGCTCTGCTCTCATGTGCTGGAGTGGCTTCAACTACTTGTGCTGCCATTGGCAAGGGCGAGCAATCGGACAGGTAACAAGGCTCTTTGGTATTGGGGTTttgagtgtttggatggaagAAATCATATGCTGATGGTGGAAAAGCTATGGGGTTTTCATTAGCGACCCCATGAGGAGCTCTATCTTGAGCTCTAGCAATGGAGagaatagttaagaaagtgaagAGCAGGAAGGAAACCATGGGGGACATGTTTTGCGGTTCCTTGAAGTTAGTGTACTTTTGGTGAACTTTTGGTCTTTCGAACTGGCTTTTATAAGGTCTTTAGGAAGTGGTGGTTGCTTGGAATTGAATTCTGGTGATGGAAGAGGCGAAAAGGAGGGAACAGAATGATTGGGAATGTATTATTTACCATCCCATGACTTAAAACTCAGGACTCCCCAAACTGCCTTAGTCAGTCAagagtgttttttcttttttggttaaaTTATAGACGGAAAATATACACTTAACATCTTCAAACTATCAGATGTTTCTCCcttccaaaatatcaaaactgaCACACTATACTCTCAAATTATGAAAAACCTATACTCACTCTAATTGAATCATGGCCGTTgagatagaagaaaaataagtgaCATGGTACAATATTGATTGTCAGATCTTaatgaaagtttaaagtgtgaatattttattagtttaagaTTATGTAGAGGGGGCAAACCGAGCGGTCAGAGAAGCggcatactagcattttccCGTAAAGAATATATGCAGCAACTTCAAAATTTCCTGTAATAATTCTTAATTATGATCTTATCTTTGCATTATAATTCAACCCTTTTAGTAGGTAATTTCTTACAATCTTACTTGTAATGCTGCTCACCTTGACATGACTTTGAGAATATTACATTCTCTACTCGAGTGCCTTCAAAATATCATGTTCTAATTTTCTCCCCTCAAATGCTTCTACTCAAAGACACGTGAGTGGGGAATGGGATTAtaatgatttattgattaattatcAACTTGCTTCTCTTGTTCCTCACTAATCATAtactttgaagtttgaacccAAAAATGTACTGATGTGTATTAATTTGCGTGCGTATAAACATATCATGCTTTATGCAGCCACATGCAATTAGCTCTTTCATACTACCACCCTGTTAACAAGCGGTATTTGGGGGTGGCAGACAAATTAATGTAACATCATGGTATTGAATATAGTATTGAAACGTGGTGAATGGGCTCTTACAATGTTTGGAAATGAGCCTTGGCTTTTTATAATCGATTTAAGAGACTCCAGctgtatataaaaaaagattttcttaAGTTCAAACTCGAGTAAAAGAGAGATAAATAGATAAAGTAATATTGCAGTATCATTGCAGCtcataagtttaaaatattaatttaaaatattattattgttttggaatttgaaaaatttgaattgagatttaaaaaaattgaattgtttattatattttgtataaaaatttagaaaaattgtaatgatgagatgagaaactCATATTGTCTTTACCCCAAGCTGCCCTTAGATTCTAGAAAAGACCCATTCAAATTCTTACCCAAAACTGTACGAAAAATACCAAAATGAGCACAATAATCtgcatttctttaattaattttctaggTGGAACTCATCTCTTACTTGGAAACAAGTATGGCACTATCACCTTGCGCaatagtttggatagtgaggtattatcagaatatctgaaaatattttactactattcattattttattattactattcacagaatacttgagaatagCACACTACTTAAACGCAATCTTAATCCAAACAATGTAAGAAGAAGGAAGCATTAGCATCAGTTTTCAACAATTTCTTTGCTTAGTTTCTATACAAAGCAAAGAAATTAacgaggatttttttttttttggggaggtTTTCTTGGCTTGGGGGATCAGCAAGGGTGGGTAGAAGATGCAATATAATATGCGTGTAATCATAAAGGCTAGCCTTGTGTCTTTGGACTTTGGACATTATTACAATGCTATAACGCATGCTGCACCTCAAATCAATGCATTTCTCCTCCCCACCACTCCTAATATTGAAATCATTTCATCCCTTCATGCgtttttcctttgcttttcacttctctcactctctctctctctctctcgtatgcACATTTACCAGTTGCACAAGATCCTTGCTGTAGTTAATTGGCCTTCAGGGCTTGTTCACATGTTTTGGTCATGCAGCTCGCTCTCATTTCACAAGACTCGTCTGTGTGTGATAAATGTCAGCCAAAAACTACATTTTTACACTCCCAAATTACCATTGCTTTTTTATTTGCACATCCTATTTTTTCGTCGATGTTGGAAATCAGAGAAGGCATTAATAATCTACAtttgcaaaatataataaaatttccaATAACGACTAACATGGTGGCCCCCATCTCTTGGAATATCGGGAAAGAGATTGGTTTGGTCAGATACAAACCCAAGGATGTATGTATGCTTGGGCCGAAAAGGATCCCAGTTCTTAAAATATGGACTGGACCTTTTCAGCTTTTGGATTGGGTAATTTCTTGGGCTCTCTGGACAGTAAACCGAAAACAAAAACGAAGAAAATAGGAAATTAAATATGAAGCCAAATCATAAGgctaaaaaacatatatacagGCCCCCCACCCcctcctcaaaaaaaaaaaaaaaaaaaaaaaaactgggactggattagttttattttcattataataaatttgttaaaaagaCAGATTCGATTGAAGCTTGTTTCGAATGCTGTCTTATTGATGCAGAGaggaaaattttgtaatttttcctCAAATCCTATCTTGACAAGAAGAAACTACAGTGTTAGTTGTTTCATTTCTGGCCAAACACCTTAATTTATATGCAACCATGCATAAAAAAACATTGATACGCTACAT contains:
- the LOC108990074 gene encoding uncharacterized protein LOC108990074, which produces MSPMVSFLLFTFLTILSIARAQDRAPHGVANENPIAFPPSAYDFFHPNTQNPNTKEPCYLSDCSPLPMAAQVVEATPAHESRASTSQHGRSRVGAGGIAGIVFGFVFAVLLAMGAYYVVITRRANTSRTNSVQPDA